GAATAGCGGTTTCTCTATCTGTATATTTTTCTACCAAATGCAATAATAGATTCCAGTAAGAGTTAGCGCCGCCGCTTGAATACAAGCCGCTTTCCTCTGTTATAATACTTCCGTCAACAACTTCCACATCCGGAAACATTTCTCTAAATTCGTTGGTAAATCCCCAATGTGTTGAACATTTTTTTCCATTCAATAATCCGGTTGATGCTAATAAAAATGCACCCACACAAAGTGATGCTACTTCAGCGCCTTTACAATATTGATCAGTGATCCAGGGAATTAATTCTTTGTTTGCATTTAATGCTGTGCTGATATCTCCAAATAATGCCGGTACAAAAACCAAATCGGCTATTGTATCATCTTTTAATTGCTTGTCAGTATGAATAGAAAATTGCCCATCGCTTAATTGCACTTCTTTTTTGAAACCTACCAGCTGTACATTAAATAAAGGCTCTTTTCCTGCGGCAATTAAAAACTGATTAACGGTAGTAAATAAATAACGTGGATCAACTATTGCCTGCATTACGCTGTGCTCAGGAACCAGTATGGAAATATTTTTCATTTACCAAAGATAAAAAATTGTGTTGTCGCAAAACACCCTTTATTTGTCTGTACAACACAACCTTCTTTTTGGATAAGAAGTCTAAGTTTGTGTTATCAAATCATCTAAAACAATTAAAATAAATAAAAATGGAAACAGCAACTAAAACAGCCATAACAATTGAAGCTACGGTGAATGCGCCTATTGAAAAAGTATGGAAATATTGGACAGAAGCCGAACATGTAAAAAACTGGAACACTGCTTCCCCTGATTGGCATTGCCCGAAAGCAGAGAATGATTTGCGTGTAGGCGGAAATTTTTCGTTTACAATGGCAGCAAAAGACGGCAGCTTTTCTTTTGATTTTGGCGGCGTGTACGATGAAGTAAAAACAAACCAAAAAATTGCCTACACTTTGGGCGATGGAAGAAAAGTAGATACGATTTTCACCGACAATGGCAACGAAACAAAAATCGTTTCAACTTTTGAAGCAGAAAATCAAAACCCTGTAGAGATGCAGAAGAATGGCTGGCAGGCAATATTGAATAACTTTAAAAAGTATACAGAAGAAAGCTAATTTTAAAATTTCACACAAAGGACCAACGAAGACAAAGTAAACAAAGCGTGGTTTCTTGATTGTCTTTGTCTCTTTGTGTGAAATGAATTATTAATTCCCAATTTTTAATTATTAATTAAATCATCATGGCAACAATAGCAAAACAACAAAAAATAAAACCTTGTCTTTGGTTCGATGGCAATGCAGAAGAAGCTACAAAATTTTATACATCAGTTTTTAAAAATTCTAAAATATTATCCGTCTCTCGTTATGGCGATGGAGCACCTTTTCCTAAAGGCACTGCATTGATGGTAAGCTTTAAAATTGCAGGACAGGAATTTTTAGCATTGAATGGCGGACCGCATTTCAAATTCAATGAATCAATTTCATTTACAGTGAACTGTGCCAATCAAAAAGAAATAGATTATTTCTGGGACATCTTAACTAAAAAAGGCGGACAAGAATCCATGTGCGGCTGGTTAAAAGATAAATACGGTTTATCATGGCAGATCGTTCCTGCTAATTTAGGAGAACTCATATCCAGCAAGACAGATAAAGCCAAAGCCGGCAGAACAATGCAGGCATTAATGCAAATGAAAAAGCTGGATATAAAAACATTGAAGAACGCATAATGGCAACTATTTTTTCATACCTAACATTCAATGGTAATTGTCGGGATGCAATGCAATTTTATAAAAGCTGTTTAGGCGGCGAGCTGGTTTTCCAAACCGTTGGTGAATCGCCGCTTTCAGAAAAGATGCCGGCGCAAATGAAAGACTGCGTGCTTCATTCAACGTTAACAAAAGGTGCTCTTACTTTAATGGCATCGGATATGGTTGGGGATAAAGGCTGGGAGCAAGGTAATTCTGTTTCATTAGTATTATATTGTGATAGCGAAGAACAGATCCGGCAATATTATGCATTGCTTTCTAATGAAGGAAAACAAACGCACCCGATAGAAAATACTTTTTGGGGCGCTTTATTTGGCGGCTTAACGGATAAGTTCGGCAATCATTGGTTGTTGCATTTTCAGCAAAACAATTAAAATTGGATGATAGAAGTGTTCAAAACAAATATCACCTGTAAAGAAACTGCTGCTGCAATAGTAATACAGTTGCAGTCTAAATTACCACATGCAAAAATCAACTTCGACCTGCACGATTGTGATAATATTTTACGTGTAGATGCTCCGCATGATATGGTGCAGCTGGTTACTGCGCATTTGGCAGATGCCGGATTTTATTGCGAAGTGCTGCAATAAACCATACAATGCATAATTAAGGATGATAAAAGAAAGATAGCTGAACGGAGCGTCGCCAATTCAGTAGAATAGAGATCCAAATGCTTGTAACAAAAATTATCCAATACTCTTCTTTAACCCAATGATACCAATTAAAATAAACGCCATGTAAATAAACTGGGAAAATTGGTACGGCTCTTTAAATAAAGTAATATCGATAATCTTTATTCCGATGATCACAACTCCCATCCACACCGCTAATGCAACAGAAGCGGGCATTTGTTTCATAGCAATAGAGAAAAAATAAATATTGCTTAAACCAAAAACAATGTAGCCTAATAAAGGAAGTACAATAAACAGGTTTTGTTTTTGGCTGAAAAGATGATGCCAGTCGACTTGTTTGAACTTTCGCAGATCAAGATATTTTAGCGAATAGGTCCAGCCGATCTCAAATATGGAAGCAATGAAAAGATAAATCCAGGCCATGGTTTGTGTTTTAATTTTGATACTCTACTTTGTCGAGGTTTATCATTGTTTCTTTATTACTATCCTCTGCTGTGATCTTTTTACCTGTAGCTATTTTGAATGTGCGTGTTAACCATTTGATCAATCTTGGCCTCAATTCATAATAATCTTTAACAGGTTTTTTCTCCAACAATTTATTTTCGTCAAAACGCTTTACAGCAAAAGCATGTTGCGCAAAATAATCTTTCGGATATTCATAATACAATCCAAACTCCGACGGTTTCTCTTCTTTAGGTAGAAAAGCCGTGCCAAAGATCCAATCCCACACAGCAAATTTTGTAGAATAATTTGCCCAGAACACCCGGCGATCATTTGCATGATGCCACTGGTGCATTTCAGGACCATTAATAACATACTGTAATTTGCCTGATTTTACATTGATATTAGAGTGAATGTACATTCCCCAAACGGCGTCAATTAAGGCTTTTATAGGAACCACCAATGGATTCGCTCCTAATAAAATAATTGGCGCAAATTCAATGGTCTGGTTAATGATAATTTCAATGGTATGTGAACGGGAGCCTGCTAACCAATCAACTTTTTTATTGGAGTGATGTGCTTCATGCGTACGCCAGAAAAATTTAGAAGTATGTTGCAGGCGATGAAACCAATAAATATAAAAATCATGCGTAACTAAAAAGAATAAGATCTGCATTGCTAAGGGCCACGAAGTAACCAAATGCGATGACCAATGAAACTTTACATCCAATGGTTGAATGATATAATCAAAGATCAGGATCTTTAAAAAATAGCTTTGGATGAATGTATACCAAACAAGATCCAGCCAAAAGCCTTCCCTAAAAAAAGAAAGCCCCTTGGTGTAAGGAAATTTTCTTTCCAGGAAAATAAAGAGTGCTACGAAGGCTAATAAAATTCCTGTGGTATAATAAACAATAGTCCCCATTTATTATTGCGCAGATTTTTCCGCTTTAGGTGTTATCACTTTTCTTAAACGCTTCATTGGCGCTAATTCGCTATCATAAACTCTTTTAATACCGTCACCCATTGCCTGTTCTACATCACGAATATCTTTTACCAAACGTTGCATGCCTTGTGGTTCTACAGATGCAGCCTGGTCAGATCCCCACATGGCTCTGTCTAATGTAAAATGACGTTCAACCAAACAAGCCCCCATTGCCACTGCCGCAACAGTAGTAGCCAAGCCGGTTTCATGACCTGAGTAACCTACGGGTACATCAGGATACATATCTTGTAATGTGTGGATCATTTTTAAATTCAATTGCTCAGGCGGGCAAGGATATGCTGATGTTGAATGTGCAATGATCAAATTCTCTGTCCCGAATTTTTCAACGGCATCTTTGATCTCGTTCATTGTTGACATGCCTGTAGATAAAATATATGGCTTGTTCAATGATTTTACTTTTGCGATCAGATCATGATCCGTTAATGATGCCGATGCAAATTTGTACACACCGGGATTGAACTGTTCCATAAAATCTACAGCTTCTTCATCCCAGCAGGAAACAAACCAATCAATTTTCTTCTCTTTACAATATTCATCAATGGCTTTGTATTCATCAAAACCAAACTCGATCAGCTTGCGATAATTAATGTACGTCATACGTCCCCATGGCGTATCACGTTCAATATGCCATTGGTCTTTCGGAGTGCATATCTCAGGTGTACGTTTTTGAAATTTTACCGCATCGCAGCCTGCCGCAGCCGCTTCATCAATCAGTTTCTTAGCAATGTCCAAAGAGCCATTATGGTTAATGCCAATTTCTGCAATGATGTATGCAGGTTGTCCGTAACCGATAGAGCGTTGTCCGCTTACTTTAAACGATTTCATAAATAGTAGTTTTCTGTTTTAGTTTTATTATTTTTTAGTCAGCATTTGTCTTTTTCTCAACATCGTTGTGTCACTCACTTGTACGACTACCGCTATTCAGCTTACTCAAATTAAATAGCTGTCCACCCACCATCCACCACCAAATTAGCTCCTGTCATATAACCGGATGCATCACTCGCTAAAAATACAATAGCGCCCCTGTAATCTTCCTTCGATGCCATCCTGTTCAACAACGTTTTAT
The Ferruginibacter albus DNA segment above includes these coding regions:
- a CDS encoding GlxA family transcriptional regulator — its product is MKNISILVPEHSVMQAIVDPRYLFTTVNQFLIAAGKEPLFNVQLVGFKKEVQLSDGQFSIHTDKQLKDDTIADLVFVPALFGDISTALNANKELIPWITDQYCKGAEVASLCVGAFLLASTGLLNGKKCSTHWGFTNEFREMFPDVEVVDGSIITEESGLYSSGGANSYWNLLLHLVEKYTDRETAILASKYFAIDIDRDSQSAFAMFKGQKDHNDDAIKIAQDYIENNVEEKISVDVLADKVAVGRRSFERRFKKATNNTVLEYMQRVKIESAKRSFETSRKNINEVMYDIGYTDTKSFRTIFKKITGLTPIEYRNKYNKMASV
- a CDS encoding SRPBCC family protein, yielding METATKTAITIEATVNAPIEKVWKYWTEAEHVKNWNTASPDWHCPKAENDLRVGGNFSFTMAAKDGSFSFDFGGVYDEVKTNQKIAYTLGDGRKVDTIFTDNGNETKIVSTFEAENQNPVEMQKNGWQAILNNFKKYTEES
- a CDS encoding VOC family protein; this encodes MATIAKQQKIKPCLWFDGNAEEATKFYTSVFKNSKILSVSRYGDGAPFPKGTALMVSFKIAGQEFLALNGGPHFKFNESISFTVNCANQKEIDYFWDILTKKGGQESMCGWLKDKYGLSWQIVPANLGELISSKTDKAKAGRTMQALMQMKKLDIKTLKNA
- a CDS encoding VOC family protein; the encoded protein is MATIFSYLTFNGNCRDAMQFYKSCLGGELVFQTVGESPLSEKMPAQMKDCVLHSTLTKGALTLMASDMVGDKGWEQGNSVSLVLYCDSEEQIRQYYALLSNEGKQTHPIENTFWGALFGGLTDKFGNHWLLHFQQNN
- a CDS encoding DMT family transporter, which encodes MAWIYLFIASIFEIGWTYSLKYLDLRKFKQVDWHHLFSQKQNLFIVLPLLGYIVFGLSNIYFFSIAMKQMPASVALAVWMGVVIIGIKIIDITLFKEPYQFSQFIYMAFILIGIIGLKKSIG
- a CDS encoding sterol desaturase family protein, with the protein product MGTIVYYTTGILLAFVALFIFLERKFPYTKGLSFFREGFWLDLVWYTFIQSYFLKILIFDYIIQPLDVKFHWSSHLVTSWPLAMQILFFLVTHDFYIYWFHRLQHTSKFFWRTHEAHHSNKKVDWLAGSRSHTIEIIINQTIEFAPIILLGANPLVVPIKALIDAVWGMYIHSNINVKSGKLQYVINGPEMHQWHHANDRRVFWANYSTKFAVWDWIFGTAFLPKEEKPSEFGLYYEYPKDYFAQHAFAVKRFDENKLLEKKPVKDYYELRPRLIKWLTRTFKIATGKKITAEDSNKETMINLDKVEYQN
- a CDS encoding N-acetylneuraminate synthase family protein translates to MKSFKVSGQRSIGYGQPAYIIAEIGINHNGSLDIAKKLIDEAAAAGCDAVKFQKRTPEICTPKDQWHIERDTPWGRMTYINYRKLIEFGFDEYKAIDEYCKEKKIDWFVSCWDEEAVDFMEQFNPGVYKFASASLTDHDLIAKVKSLNKPYILSTGMSTMNEIKDAVEKFGTENLIIAHSTSAYPCPPEQLNLKMIHTLQDMYPDVPVGYSGHETGLATTVAAVAMGACLVERHFTLDRAMWGSDQAASVEPQGMQRLVKDIRDVEQAMGDGIKRVYDSELAPMKRLRKVITPKAEKSAQ